From Streptomyces cyaneogriseus subsp. noncyanogenus, the proteins below share one genomic window:
- the prcB gene encoding proteasome subunit beta: MEANTRSTGRLPAAFLTPGSSSFMDFLAEHQPELLPGNRQLPPVQGVVEAPHGTTIVAVTFPGGVVLAGDRRATMGNVIAQRDIEKVFPADEYSAVGIAGTAGLAVEMVKLFQLELEHFEKVEGTQLSLEGKANRLSTMIRSNLGMAMQGLAVVPLFAGYDVDRGKGRIFSYDVTGGRSEEQSYAATGSGSVFARGAMKKLFRDDLTEAEATTLVVQALYDAADDDSATGGPDVARRIYPIVTVITEDGFRRLTDDEGAEIARSILERRLEHPDGPRAALL, translated from the coding sequence GTGGAAGCCAACACTCGTAGCACCGGGCGTCTACCTGCTGCCTTCCTGACGCCGGGGTCCTCCTCGTTCATGGACTTCCTCGCCGAGCACCAGCCGGAGCTGCTGCCCGGCAACCGGCAGCTTCCGCCGGTGCAGGGAGTCGTCGAGGCGCCGCACGGCACGACGATCGTGGCCGTGACCTTCCCCGGCGGCGTGGTTCTCGCCGGTGACCGGCGCGCCACCATGGGCAATGTCATCGCGCAGCGGGACATCGAGAAGGTCTTCCCTGCGGACGAGTACTCGGCGGTGGGCATCGCCGGCACGGCGGGTCTGGCCGTGGAGATGGTGAAGCTGTTCCAGCTCGAGCTGGAGCACTTCGAGAAGGTCGAGGGCACCCAGCTTTCGCTGGAGGGCAAGGCCAACCGCCTGTCGACGATGATCCGCTCCAACCTCGGCATGGCCATGCAGGGGCTGGCCGTGGTGCCGCTCTTCGCCGGGTACGACGTGGACCGCGGCAAGGGGCGCATCTTCTCGTACGACGTGACGGGCGGACGGTCGGAGGAACAGAGCTATGCGGCGACGGGCTCCGGCTCGGTCTTCGCGCGCGGCGCCATGAAGAAGCTGTTCCGCGACGATCTGACCGAGGCCGAGGCCACGACGCTGGTGGTCCAGGCCCTGTACGACGCCGCCGACGACGACTCGGCGACCGGTGGTCCCGATGTCGCGCGCCGGATCTACCCGATCGTCACCGTGATCACCGAGGACGGCTTCCGCCGGCTCACCGACGACGAGGGGGCCGAGATCGCCCGGTCGATCCTGGAACGGCGGCTGGAGCATCCGGACGGACCGCGGGCGGCGCTGCTGTAG
- a CDS encoding MFS transporter, whose protein sequence is MGYLEILRARHATRLLVGTLVGRLPNATAAIAIVLFVRAEGGTYSLAGALAAVYGVANAVGQPVLGRLVDLYGQPRVQLPAAVLSGLAMGVFAFAGAGALPVAYAAVAAAGLFTPPLEGGLRALWPSVLRKEGQVHTAYAMDAIAQEVMFTVGPLLVTLCVSLWSAQAALLVLNAVGVLGALSVVVSPPSRAWRSAPREAHWLGALRSPGLLVLLAAFLCVGMALGSITVAAVSYADEHGGDAVYGWLMAALGLGALAGGSVYGARQWAGEPARRLTVLVALLAVCYLPLMLTPGPVGMVLLTVVAGVFLAPAIACAFVLVDRHAPRGTVTEAFSWLVTTFTVGASVGTGLTGPVVEAGGTVWGFAVPWMAGGASLLVLVATGRVLAAPVPSAVIAAGSENDPNRAVEPRFSSGDRA, encoded by the coding sequence ATGGGGTACCTGGAGATCCTCCGGGCGAGGCATGCCACCCGGCTGCTCGTCGGCACGCTGGTGGGGCGGCTGCCCAACGCCACCGCGGCCATCGCGATCGTGCTGTTCGTGCGGGCGGAGGGCGGCACGTACAGCCTCGCGGGCGCGCTGGCGGCCGTGTACGGCGTCGCCAACGCCGTGGGGCAGCCGGTGCTGGGGCGGCTGGTGGACCTGTACGGGCAGCCGCGGGTGCAGTTGCCCGCCGCGGTGCTCTCCGGGCTGGCCATGGGTGTCTTCGCGTTCGCCGGTGCCGGGGCGCTGCCGGTCGCCTACGCGGCGGTGGCGGCCGCGGGGCTGTTCACGCCGCCGCTGGAGGGCGGGCTGCGGGCCCTGTGGCCCAGTGTCCTGCGCAAGGAGGGGCAGGTGCACACGGCGTACGCCATGGACGCGATCGCCCAGGAGGTGATGTTCACCGTCGGGCCGCTGCTGGTGACGCTGTGCGTGTCGCTGTGGTCGGCGCAGGCCGCGCTGCTGGTCCTGAACGCGGTCGGCGTGCTGGGCGCCCTGTCGGTGGTGGTGTCGCCGCCCTCGCGCGCGTGGCGGTCGGCGCCCCGGGAGGCGCACTGGCTCGGCGCGCTGCGGTCGCCCGGGCTGCTGGTGCTGCTGGCCGCGTTCCTGTGCGTGGGGATGGCGCTGGGGTCCATCACGGTGGCCGCCGTGTCGTACGCGGACGAGCACGGGGGCGACGCCGTGTACGGCTGGCTGATGGCCGCCCTGGGGCTCGGGGCGCTGGCCGGCGGCTCCGTCTACGGGGCGCGGCAGTGGGCCGGGGAGCCCGCCCGGCGGCTGACGGTGCTGGTGGCCCTTCTGGCGGTGTGTTACCTCCCGCTGATGCTGACGCCGGGCCCGGTCGGCATGGTGTTGCTCACGGTGGTCGCCGGTGTCTTCCTGGCGCCCGCCATCGCCTGCGCGTTCGTCCTGGTCGACCGGCACGCGCCGCGGGGCACGGTCACCGAGGCGTTCTCCTGGCTGGTGACGACGTTCACCGTGGGCGCGTCGGTGGGGACGGGGCTGACGGGACCGGTCGTCGAGGCGGGCGGCACGGTGTGGGGCTTCGCCGTGCCGTGGATGGCCGGAGGCGCGTCCCTGCTGGTTCTGGTGGCCACCGGACGGGTACTCGCAGCTCCCGTGCCGAGCGCGGTGATCGCGGCCGGTTCGGAAAATGATCCGAACCGTGCTGTCGAACCCCGTTTCAGTTCCGGGGATCGGGCGTAA
- a CDS encoding LacI family DNA-binding transcriptional regulator encodes MARGSTRPTSRDVAQAAGVSQAAVSLVLGDKWRGRVSEATAQRVREAAHSLGYRPNLAARNLRLGRTRTVLLVVPALTTEFFAGVYTGATRVAAEHGFGVVLYPSPEGIGPARDPFASAQAALDGVIASSMAADALTAIRGDQLPLVMLDSDPDGSLGAATVNLDIADGVRQVADHLLAQGHRRFLHLAADVASWTFEVRARELAARLAGTELGTVRAPISIEGARTAAEAALGRPGPRPTAVVCDDDQLAAGAYKAARRLGLRVPEDISVTGVDDLALATAIDPELTTVRLDAELFGEHGMRALLAVLKGEAPEAGDIPVHLVVRGSTAPPPA; translated from the coding sequence GTGGCACGAGGCAGCACCCGCCCCACCAGCCGGGACGTCGCGCAGGCCGCCGGTGTCTCCCAGGCCGCGGTCTCCCTGGTCCTGGGCGACAAGTGGCGCGGGCGGGTGTCGGAGGCGACGGCGCAACGCGTCCGCGAGGCGGCGCACTCCCTCGGCTACCGCCCGAACCTGGCCGCGCGCAATCTGCGCCTGGGCCGCACGCGCACGGTTCTGCTGGTCGTCCCGGCGCTGACCACGGAGTTCTTCGCGGGCGTCTACACGGGCGCCACCCGGGTGGCCGCCGAGCACGGCTTCGGTGTCGTCCTCTACCCCTCACCCGAGGGCATCGGCCCCGCCCGCGACCCCTTCGCCTCCGCGCAGGCCGCCCTGGACGGCGTCATCGCCTCCTCCATGGCCGCCGACGCCCTGACGGCGATCCGGGGGGACCAGCTCCCGCTGGTGATGCTGGACAGCGATCCGGACGGCAGCCTGGGCGCGGCCACCGTCAATCTGGACATCGCCGACGGCGTCCGGCAGGTCGCCGACCACCTGCTGGCCCAGGGCCACCGCCGCTTCCTGCACCTGGCCGCGGACGTGGCCTCGTGGACGTTCGAGGTCCGTGCCCGGGAGCTGGCGGCACGTCTGGCCGGCACCGAGCTCGGCACCGTCCGCGCCCCCATCTCCATCGAGGGCGCCCGCACGGCCGCGGAAGCCGCCCTGGGCCGCCCGGGCCCCCGCCCCACGGCCGTGGTCTGCGACGACGACCAGTTGGCGGCCGGCGCCTACAAGGCGGCCCGCCGTCTGGGCCTGCGCGTGCCCGAGGACATCTCCGTCACCGGCGTGGACGATCTGGCCCTGGCCACCGCGATCGACCCGGAGCTCACCACGGTCCGCCTGGACGCGGAGCTGTTCGGCGAGCACGGCATGCGAGCCCTCCTGGCGGTCCTCAAGGGCGAGGCCCCCGAGGCCGGCGACATCCCGGTACACCTGGTGGTACGAGGCTCCACGGCCCCGCCCCCGGCATAA
- a CDS encoding ubiquitin-like protein Pup produces the protein MATKDTGGGQQKATRSTEEVEEQAQEAQAAEDLKERHEKLSDDVDSVLDEIDDVLEENAEDFVRSFVQKGGQ, from the coding sequence ATGGCGACCAAGGACACCGGCGGCGGACAGCAGAAGGCCACCCGGTCCACCGAGGAGGTCGAGGAGCAGGCGCAGGAGGCGCAGGCTGCGGAGGACCTCAAGGAACGCCACGAGAAGCTCAGCGACGACGTCGACTCCGTACTGGACGAGATCGACGACGTGCTCGAGGAGAACGCCGAGGACTTCGTGCGGTCCTTCGTCCAGAAGGGCGGCCAGTAG
- the prcA gene encoding proteasome subunit alpha has translation MSTPFYVSPQQAMADRAEYARKGIARGRSLVVLQYTDGIVFVGENPSRALHKFSEIYDRIGFAAAGKYNEYENLRIGGVRYADLRGYTYDRDDVTARGLANVYAQTLGTIFSSSGEKPYEVELVVAEVGETPEQDQMYRLPHDGSIVDEHGSVAVGGNAEQISSYLDQRHRDGMSLAEALQLAVQALSRDTNGSQREIPAERLEVAVLDRTRPQKRKFKRITGGQLSRLLERGAAGAAESGTGSDAAGSDEE, from the coding sequence GTGTCGACGCCGTTCTATGTCTCACCCCAGCAGGCCATGGCCGACCGGGCGGAATACGCCCGCAAGGGCATCGCCCGCGGCCGCAGCCTGGTCGTGCTGCAGTACACCGACGGCATCGTGTTCGTCGGTGAGAACCCGTCCCGCGCGCTGCACAAGTTCAGCGAGATCTACGACCGGATCGGTTTCGCGGCCGCCGGAAAGTACAACGAGTACGAGAATCTGCGCATCGGCGGGGTGCGCTACGCCGACCTGCGCGGTTACACGTACGACCGTGACGACGTGACGGCGCGGGGGCTCGCCAACGTCTACGCGCAGACGCTCGGCACGATCTTCTCCAGCTCGGGGGAGAAGCCGTACGAGGTGGAGCTGGTCGTCGCCGAGGTGGGGGAGACCCCGGAGCAGGACCAGATGTACCGGCTGCCGCACGACGGCTCGATCGTCGACGAGCACGGCTCGGTGGCGGTCGGCGGCAACGCCGAGCAGATCAGCAGCTACCTCGACCAGCGGCACCGGGACGGGATGTCGCTGGCGGAGGCGTTGCAGCTGGCCGTGCAGGCGCTGTCGCGGGACACCAACGGCAGCCAGCGGGAGATCCCGGCCGAGCGGCTGGAGGTCGCGGTGCTGGACCGGACGCGGCCGCAGAAGCGGAAGTTCAAGCGGATCACCGGAGGCCAGTTGTCGCGGCTGCTGGAGCGGGGGGCGGCGGGGGCCGCGGAGTCCGGTACCGGGAGTGACGCGGCGGGCTCGGACGAGGAGTAG